A genomic segment from Streptomyces antibioticus encodes:
- the folB gene encoding dihydroneopterin aldolase: protein MDRVELRGLKARGYHGVFPKEREEGQTFIVDLVLGLDTRPAAADDDLAKTVHYGIVAEEVVAVVEGEPVNLIETLAERIAQACLAHEGVDEVEVRVHKPDAPITVPFDDVTVTIIRSRA, encoded by the coding sequence GTGGATCGTGTCGAGCTGCGCGGCCTGAAGGCCCGCGGGTACCACGGTGTGTTCCCGAAGGAGCGCGAGGAGGGCCAGACCTTCATCGTGGACCTCGTGCTCGGCCTGGACACCCGCCCGGCGGCCGCCGACGACGACCTGGCGAAGACCGTGCACTACGGCATCGTGGCGGAGGAGGTCGTCGCCGTCGTCGAGGGCGAGCCGGTCAACCTCATCGAGACGCTCGCCGAGCGCATCGCCCAGGCCTGTCTCGCACACGAAGGGGTGGACGAGGTCGAGGTCCGCGTCCACAAGCCCGACGCACCGATCACCGTCCCCTTCGACGACGTGACCGTCACCATCATCCGGAGCCGAGCATGA
- a CDS encoding nuclear transport factor 2 family protein, whose translation MSAPHTDVEEVEAANTAFYEALERGDFETVSSLWLTPSDLGVDEEYHDPADSGVISCVHPGWPVLTGRGEVLRSYALIMANTDYIQFFLTDVHVSVTGDTALVNCTENILSGGPAPSDGEELGPLVGQLVVATNVFRRTRDGWKLWSHHASPVLADGEEPEDGEKPESLDHPENPGNDDNGESPV comes from the coding sequence GTGAGCGCCCCCCACACCGACGTCGAAGAGGTCGAGGCCGCCAACACCGCGTTCTACGAAGCGCTGGAGCGGGGCGACTTCGAGACGGTGTCCTCGCTCTGGCTCACCCCCTCCGACCTGGGCGTCGACGAGGAGTACCACGATCCGGCGGACAGCGGCGTGATCTCCTGCGTGCACCCCGGCTGGCCGGTGCTCACCGGGCGCGGCGAGGTGCTGCGGTCGTACGCGCTGATCATGGCGAACACCGACTACATCCAGTTCTTCCTGACCGATGTCCACGTCTCCGTCACCGGCGACACCGCCCTGGTGAACTGCACGGAGAACATCCTCAGCGGCGGTCCGGCACCGTCGGACGGCGAGGAGCTGGGGCCCCTGGTGGGCCAGCTCGTCGTCGCCACGAACGTGTTCCGCCGGACCCGGGACGGCTGGAAGCTGTGGTCGCACCACGCCTCCCCGGTCCTGGCCGACGGCGAGGAGCCGGAGGACGGCGAGAAACCGGAGAGCCTGGACCACCCCGAGAACCCGGGGAACGACGACAACGGCGAGAGCCCGGTCTGA
- the folP gene encoding dihydropteroate synthase gives MSKQSGRGRVAGLPEWDRCAVMGVVNVTPDSFSDGGRWFDTTAAVKHGLQLVAEGADLVDVGGESTRPGATRVDEAEEMRRVVPVVRGLASEGVVVSVDTMRASVAARALAAGAALVNDVSGGLADPEMIPVVADAGAPFVVMHWRGFLEGGNVKGVYADVVAEVVDELHARVEAVLAGGVSPDRIVVDPGLGFSKDADHDLALLAHLDRLHTLGHPLLVAASRKRFLGRVLAGPEGAPPPARERDAATAAVSALAAHNGAWAVRVHEVHATADAVRVARAVEGARATEGTRADDTARAVRPGGAEGVR, from the coding sequence ATGAGCAAGCAGAGCGGACGCGGACGGGTCGCCGGTCTTCCGGAATGGGATCGCTGCGCGGTCATGGGGGTCGTCAACGTCACCCCCGACTCCTTCTCCGACGGCGGCCGCTGGTTCGACACGACGGCCGCCGTCAAGCACGGCCTCCAGCTCGTCGCCGAGGGCGCCGACCTGGTCGACGTCGGCGGGGAGTCCACCCGCCCCGGCGCCACCCGTGTCGACGAGGCCGAGGAGATGCGCCGGGTCGTCCCCGTCGTCCGCGGCCTCGCCTCCGAGGGCGTCGTCGTCTCCGTCGACACCATGCGCGCGTCCGTCGCCGCCCGGGCCCTCGCCGCCGGCGCCGCCCTGGTCAACGACGTCAGCGGCGGCCTCGCCGACCCGGAGATGATCCCGGTGGTGGCCGACGCCGGCGCCCCCTTCGTCGTCATGCACTGGCGCGGCTTCCTCGAAGGGGGCAACGTCAAGGGCGTCTACGCCGATGTGGTCGCCGAGGTCGTCGACGAGCTGCACGCGCGTGTGGAGGCCGTCCTCGCGGGCGGCGTCTCCCCCGACCGGATCGTCGTCGACCCCGGGCTCGGCTTCTCCAAGGACGCCGATCACGACCTCGCCCTGCTCGCCCACCTCGACCGGCTGCACACCCTGGGGCACCCGCTGCTGGTCGCCGCCTCCCGCAAACGCTTCCTCGGCCGCGTCCTGGCAGGCCCGGAGGGCGCACCACCCCCCGCGCGCGAACGGGACGCCGCCACGGCCGCCGTCTCCGCGCTCGCGGCGCACAACGGCGCGTGGGCCGTGCGCGTGCACGAGGTCCACGCGACGGCGGACGCGGTGCGGGTCGCGCGCGCCGTGGAAGGGGCGCGCGCCACGGAAGGGACGCGCGCCGACGACACCGCGCGCGCCGTGCGCCCCGGTGGTGCGGAAGGAGTCCGGTGA
- a CDS encoding phosphatidylglycerol lysyltransferase domain-containing protein, whose translation MSGGVPNRSSRVRRLVRGPRPESVPALVGRACALVGLVDVAAGVFPRFRHSRMHTLAEVLPGSFGPFAAALSLSAGILLLLLAHGLKRSKRRAWRAAVVLLPAGAAAQFVYRHSVVGALISIALLVPLLVHRDQFAALPDPRSRWRALANFVLMGAGSLGLGLVIVSVHPNRLIGDPSLADRLTHVLYGLFGFEGPVDYAGNTSWTVAFSLGALGWLTAVTTIYLALRPEHPAARLTEEDESRLRALLDRHGRRDSLGHFALRRDKAVVFSPSGKAAVTYRVVSGVMLASGDPIGDVEAWPGAIERFMDEARAHSWTPAVMGCSETGGEVWTRETGLDALELGDEAVVDVADFSLAGRAMRNVRQMVKRIERAGYETRVRRVRDLGEAELERIRRAAEDWRGTDTERGFSMALGRVGDPADGDCLIATAHKADEVPGPYGDLKAILHFVPWGPDGVSLDLMRRDRAADPGMNELLIVAALQAAPRFAITRVSLNFAMFRSALARGEKIGAGPVLRAWRGLLVFLSRWFQIESLYKFNAKFQPRWEPRFVVYRASGDLPRIGFAAMQAEGFVDLALPLPRFLRRRTKPARVCAHRPAERDVQAA comes from the coding sequence ATGTCGGGCGGGGTTCCGAACCGATCAAGCAGGGTGCGGCGGCTCGTGCGCGGTCCGCGCCCCGAGTCCGTGCCCGCCCTCGTCGGCAGAGCCTGTGCCCTCGTCGGCCTGGTGGACGTGGCCGCGGGCGTCTTCCCCCGGTTCAGGCACAGCCGTATGCACACCCTCGCGGAGGTGCTGCCCGGCTCGTTCGGCCCCTTCGCGGCGGCGCTCTCGCTGAGCGCCGGCATCCTGCTGCTGCTCCTCGCCCACGGCCTCAAGCGCTCCAAGCGGCGGGCCTGGCGCGCCGCCGTGGTGCTGCTCCCGGCGGGCGCCGCGGCCCAGTTCGTATACCGCCACTCGGTCGTGGGCGCGCTCATCTCGATCGCGCTCCTGGTGCCCCTGCTGGTGCACCGCGACCAGTTCGCCGCCCTGCCCGATCCGCGCAGCCGCTGGCGCGCGCTCGCCAACTTCGTCCTCATGGGCGCCGGTTCCCTCGGTCTCGGACTGGTCATCGTCAGCGTCCACCCGAACCGTCTGATCGGCGACCCGAGCCTGGCCGATCGCCTGACACACGTCCTGTACGGCCTCTTCGGCTTCGAGGGCCCGGTCGACTACGCGGGCAACACCTCCTGGACGGTCGCCTTCTCGCTCGGCGCCCTCGGCTGGCTCACCGCGGTCACCACCATCTACCTGGCCCTGCGCCCCGAACACCCGGCCGCGCGCCTCACCGAGGAGGACGAGTCCCGGCTGCGCGCCCTGCTGGACCGGCACGGCCGCCGCGACTCCCTGGGCCACTTCGCGCTGCGCCGCGACAAGGCGGTCGTCTTCTCGCCCAGCGGCAAGGCCGCGGTGACCTACCGCGTGGTCTCCGGCGTGATGCTCGCCAGCGGCGACCCGATCGGTGACGTCGAGGCGTGGCCCGGGGCCATCGAACGCTTCATGGACGAGGCCAGGGCCCACTCCTGGACGCCCGCCGTCATGGGCTGCTCGGAGACCGGCGGCGAGGTCTGGACCCGCGAGACCGGCCTCGACGCCCTCGAACTGGGCGACGAGGCGGTGGTGGACGTCGCGGATTTCTCGCTCGCCGGCCGCGCGATGCGCAACGTCCGCCAAATGGTCAAGCGCATCGAGCGCGCCGGATACGAAACCCGGGTCCGACGTGTACGTGACCTCGGCGAGGCCGAGCTGGAGCGGATCAGGCGGGCCGCCGAGGACTGGCGGGGCACCGACACCGAGCGCGGCTTCTCCATGGCGCTCGGCCGCGTGGGCGATCCGGCCGACGGCGACTGTCTCATCGCCACCGCCCACAAGGCCGACGAGGTCCCCGGCCCGTACGGCGACCTCAAGGCGATCCTGCACTTCGTGCCCTGGGGCCCGGACGGCGTCTCCCTCGACCTGATGCGGCGCGACCGCGCGGCCGACCCCGGGATGAACGAACTGCTGATCGTGGCCGCGCTCCAGGCCGCCCCCCGCTTCGCGATCACGCGCGTGTCGCTGAACTTCGCGATGTTCCGCTCGGCGCTGGCCCGCGGCGAGAAGATCGGCGCCGGACCGGTGCTGCGGGCCTGGCGCGGTCTGCTGGTCTTCCTCTCCCGCTGGTTCCAGATCGAGTCGCTGTACAAGTTCAACGCCAAGTTCCAGCCCCGCTGGGAGCCCCGTTTCGTCGTCTACCGCGCCTCCGGCGACCTGCCGCGCATCGGCTTCGCCGCCATGCAGGCCGAGGGCTTCGTCGACCTCGCCCTGCCGCTGCCCCGCTTCCTGCGCCGCCGTACGAAGCCGGCACGCGTGTGTGCGCACCGGCCGGCCGAGCGGGACGTACAGGCCGCGTAG